One Hydrogenophaga crassostreae genomic region harbors:
- a CDS encoding SRPBCC family protein, whose product MTERIAPESYGEMSEPATLTIQRLLPGPIERVWAYLTENDLRRQWLAAGEMDLKTGAPFELTWRNDELSLTPSQRPEGFPAEQRMRCHITELDPPHKLTFTWQGSGDVSFELRAQGNDGVLLTMTHRRLPDRHTTLMVSAGWHMHLHLLVASITGREKAPFWEGWARLKQAYEERLPS is encoded by the coding sequence ATGACCGAACGCATTGCCCCCGAGAGCTACGGCGAAATGTCCGAGCCCGCCACCCTCACAATCCAGCGCCTGCTGCCTGGACCGATCGAGCGCGTGTGGGCCTACCTGACCGAGAATGACCTGCGTCGCCAATGGCTGGCCGCAGGTGAGATGGATCTCAAAACCGGTGCGCCCTTTGAACTCACCTGGCGCAACGACGAGCTGTCCCTTACCCCAAGCCAGCGGCCCGAAGGCTTCCCCGCGGAACAGCGCATGCGATGCCACATCACCGAGCTTGATCCGCCCCACAAGCTCACCTTCACCTGGCAAGGCAGCGGTGACGTGTCGTTCGAACTCCGGGCCCAAGGCAATGATGGGGTGTTGCTCACCATGACCCATCGCCGCCTGCCCGACCGCCACACCACACTCATGGTCAGCGCCGGCTGGCACATGCACCTGCACCTGCTCGTGGCCTCGATAACCGGGCGCGAAAAGGCCCCGTTCTGGGAAGGTTGGGCACGACTCAAACAAGCTTACGAAGAACGCCTTCCATCCTGA
- a CDS encoding TRAP transporter small permease subunit codes for MTPSEQRQGEATPAARAAASDSYGGPLPFGLHHLVSGMNALGTIWILALMVLINLDVFGRNLLDAPVRGVTELVSLSIVGIVFLQLGDTLRTGRFTRADILLDRLKRTRPALADALHALYHLVGMVLMLIILSASWEPLMDSIRIREYVGAIGDFQAPVWPIRLIMLLGLSVTALCFLLLAWTDLRRMRSRGKAVTP; via the coding sequence TTGACCCCCTCCGAACAACGGCAGGGTGAAGCCACACCCGCCGCAAGGGCGGCTGCGTCCGACTCCTACGGCGGGCCACTGCCCTTTGGCCTGCACCACCTGGTCAGCGGCATGAACGCACTGGGCACGATCTGGATTCTGGCGCTGATGGTGCTGATCAACCTGGACGTGTTCGGGCGCAACCTGCTGGACGCGCCGGTACGCGGCGTGACCGAGCTGGTCTCGCTCTCCATCGTCGGCATCGTTTTTCTGCAGCTCGGCGACACGCTGCGCACCGGGCGCTTCACCCGCGCCGACATCCTGCTCGACCGGCTCAAGCGCACCCGGCCTGCGCTCGCCGATGCCCTGCACGCGCTCTACCACCTGGTGGGCATGGTGCTCATGCTCATCATCCTGAGCGCGAGCTGGGAACCGCTGATGGACTCGATCCGCATCCGCGAATACGTGGGCGCCATCGGTGACTTCCAGGCCCCCGTCTGGCCGATACGGCTGATCATGCTGCTGGGCCTGTCGGTCACGGCCCTGTGTTTCCTGCTGCTGGCCTGGACAGACCTGCGCCGCATGCGCTCGCGTGGAAAGGCGGTGACACCGTGA
- a CDS encoding SRPBCC family protein, producing the protein MKISVESTVNAPIENVWRAYTTPEDIKQWNAASDDWHTTRATVDLRAGGAFTSRMEAKDGSFGFDFAGTYIRVVPNELIEYAFGDRAGAVEFRAGSKGVTVRVTFDAETENPVEQQRQGWQAILNNFAKHVEAHA; encoded by the coding sequence ATGAAAATCTCTGTTGAATCCACGGTCAATGCGCCCATCGAAAACGTCTGGCGCGCTTACACAACCCCCGAAGACATCAAGCAGTGGAACGCTGCATCCGATGACTGGCACACCACCCGGGCCACGGTCGATTTGCGTGCTGGCGGCGCGTTCACATCGCGCATGGAGGCGAAAGATGGCAGCTTCGGTTTTGACTTCGCTGGCACGTACATCAGGGTCGTGCCGAACGAGTTGATCGAATATGCCTTCGGCGACCGGGCCGGCGCGGTCGAGTTCAGAGCGGGTTCAAAAGGTGTCACCGTGCGCGTCACGTTTGATGCAGAAACCGAAAATCCGGTGGAGCAACAACGGCAAGGATGGCAGGCGATTCTGAACAATTTTGCCAAGCACGTTGAAGCGCACGCGTAG
- a CDS encoding OsmC family protein, producing MNTEKNPPAAPYDNTAQGSTMTGTVPVRFELTAVAVGKRRNEVQTGMVEPLRLRTWDLASDEAPFHGGDETAPKPLSIFATGILTCFMTQVRNFARACGVEIRALKANAGMDWTLQRNGTKPYVALPGHMQIDIHLDTDATLEAQQHLISTAAQACFAEATLREPPLHRLWYGESWVECDVTPR from the coding sequence ATGAACACAGAGAAAAATCCGCCTGCAGCCCCTTACGACAACACCGCACAAGGCTCCACGATGACCGGCACCGTGCCCGTCCGATTCGAACTCACCGCGGTCGCAGTGGGAAAGCGGCGCAACGAAGTTCAAACAGGCATGGTGGAGCCTCTTCGCCTGCGCACCTGGGACCTGGCCAGCGATGAGGCGCCGTTCCATGGCGGAGACGAAACCGCACCCAAGCCTTTGTCGATTTTTGCGACCGGCATCCTCACGTGCTTCATGACCCAGGTAAGAAACTTTGCCCGCGCCTGCGGCGTTGAGATCCGTGCACTCAAGGCGAACGCCGGGATGGACTGGACACTGCAGCGCAATGGCACCAAACCGTATGTCGCTTTGCCAGGGCACATGCAGATCGATATTCATCTGGACACGGACGCCACCCTGGAAGCGCAGCAGCACCTGATCAGCACCGCCGCCCAGGCCTGCTTTGCAGAGGCGACCCTGCGCGAACCTCCACTGCACCGCCTGTGGTACGGCGAAAGCTGGGTTGAATGCGATGTGACCCCCCGCTAA
- a CDS encoding DUF1697 domain-containing protein, with translation MARYAAFLRGVSPMNARMPALRHCFEKAGFTEVRTLLSSGNLVFNARAQSLAGLQRRAEEAMQSELGRTFSVFVRPTEHLQHLIEPNPFLAFDLEPMAKPVVTFLGSFADPGFDLPIESEGASILKLTESEVLSAYVPNPKGPLFMNLLERCFGKNITTRTLETVRKCAWA, from the coding sequence ATGGCCCGATACGCAGCCTTCCTTCGCGGAGTCAGCCCCATGAACGCCAGGATGCCGGCGCTCAGGCATTGTTTCGAGAAAGCGGGTTTCACCGAGGTGCGCACCTTGTTGTCCAGTGGCAATCTGGTCTTCAACGCCAGGGCCCAGTCCCTTGCCGGCTTGCAGCGCCGTGCTGAAGAAGCCATGCAATCGGAACTCGGTCGGACCTTCAGCGTGTTTGTGCGACCCACGGAGCACCTCCAGCACCTCATCGAGCCCAACCCGTTTCTGGCGTTCGACCTTGAACCGATGGCCAAGCCGGTGGTCACCTTCCTTGGCAGCTTTGCTGATCCAGGCTTTGACCTGCCGATCGAGAGCGAAGGCGCGAGCATCTTGAAGCTGACCGAATCGGAGGTTTTGTCGGCTTACGTACCCAACCCCAAGGGCCCCCTATTTATGAACCTGCTCGAACGCTGCTTTGGCAAAAACATCACCACACGCACGCTGGAAACCGTTCGGAAATGTGCGTGGGCGTAG
- a CDS encoding ArsR/SmtB family transcription factor: MVESNTPELDAVFHALGDATRRQMLRDLAQTARTVGELAAPFAISLAAASKHVKALENAGLIRREVRGRTHICRLNPGPLASANQWLRYYEAFWTVRLDVLDGLLQAERPPLASSVTPLTSGDTP; the protein is encoded by the coding sequence ATGGTTGAATCAAATACCCCCGAACTCGACGCCGTGTTCCATGCGCTGGGCGACGCCACGCGCCGGCAGATGCTTCGCGACCTGGCCCAGACAGCGCGCACCGTGGGCGAACTGGCCGCCCCATTTGCCATCTCGCTGGCCGCTGCCTCCAAGCACGTCAAGGCACTGGAAAACGCTGGCTTGATTCGCCGCGAGGTGCGCGGACGAACGCACATTTGCCGCCTCAACCCCGGCCCACTGGCCAGCGCCAACCAATGGCTGCGCTATTACGAAGCCTTCTGGACCGTCCGGCTTGATGTGCTCGACGGGCTGCTTCAGGCCGAACGCCCGCCCCTTGCCTCTTCCGTGACCCCATTGACTTCAGGAGACACCCCATGA
- a CDS encoding VOC family protein has translation MTEYRTPSDIHPCLTYANAPEAIGWLCRAFGFVRCLVVPGDNGTIRHSELRLGTGVVMVSSPRPGRAPPSTSGANCATLSVYVADPDKHLAVATAAGAKITQPLCDEAYGARGYSACDLEGHNWYFGNYRPGAHWENPDEESACG, from the coding sequence ATGACCGAATACAGAACGCCGTCTGACATCCATCCCTGCCTGACCTACGCCAATGCGCCCGAGGCGATCGGGTGGCTGTGTCGCGCCTTTGGCTTTGTCAGGTGTTTGGTGGTGCCGGGCGACAACGGAACCATTCGCCACTCGGAGCTACGGCTGGGCACGGGCGTCGTCATGGTGAGTTCTCCGCGGCCGGGCAGAGCGCCGCCGAGCACATCAGGGGCCAACTGTGCAACCTTGAGCGTGTATGTGGCCGATCCCGACAAACATCTGGCCGTGGCCACCGCAGCGGGGGCGAAAATCACGCAGCCCCTGTGCGATGAGGCATACGGCGCGCGAGGGTATTCGGCCTGTGACCTTGAAGGCCACAACTGGTATTTCGGCAACTACCGCCCTGGCGCTCACTGGGAAAATCCTGACGAAGAAAGCGCTTGTGGCTAG
- a CDS encoding LysR family transcriptional regulator, which produces MNHELRSWRFLVKVAEVGSVTRAAEQLHMTQPALSRHLQQLEESTGVELLMRHGRGVRLTPAGEHFRNVAEEILERMTTLSDELSARASEPTGEFAVGLPMSWAGLVTAELVPRFLRAFPKVKLRIMEGATPDLRRALNARQLQMAVILDTEQDAGVKLESLVDEGVYLVGNKSAGIPAGKRANFRMLAGQPLIQLPHETHLRVQVEKALEKLRITGDTLIEINSLNLLGFVEKGLGIAVLPTSAVESYVRKHDLSYTLMRDLTFSWCVATLRSRPRTAAMNEFETVLKQLLGDIVGRGLWPSARCTWAR; this is translated from the coding sequence ATGAATCACGAGCTAAGGTCATGGCGGTTCCTGGTCAAGGTCGCCGAAGTGGGGAGCGTGACACGTGCCGCCGAGCAACTGCACATGACCCAACCCGCGTTGAGTCGCCACCTGCAACAGCTGGAGGAGAGCACCGGCGTCGAGTTGCTGATGCGCCATGGACGCGGCGTGCGGCTGACGCCTGCCGGCGAACACTTCCGAAACGTGGCAGAAGAAATTCTGGAGCGCATGACCACCCTCAGCGACGAGCTAAGCGCCCGGGCAAGTGAACCCACTGGTGAGTTCGCTGTGGGCTTGCCCATGTCATGGGCCGGCTTGGTGACCGCGGAATTGGTGCCGCGATTTCTGCGCGCGTTTCCCAAGGTGAAACTGCGGATCATGGAGGGCGCGACACCCGATTTGCGACGCGCGCTGAACGCGCGCCAACTGCAGATGGCGGTGATACTCGACACCGAGCAAGATGCGGGCGTGAAGCTCGAAAGCCTTGTCGACGAAGGCGTCTATCTGGTGGGCAACAAGTCGGCCGGTATCCCCGCCGGAAAGCGGGCCAACTTTCGCATGCTGGCCGGTCAACCCCTGATCCAGCTTCCGCATGAAACGCACCTGCGTGTGCAGGTTGAGAAAGCGCTGGAAAAGCTGCGCATCACCGGCGACACCCTGATTGAGATCAACTCCCTCAATCTGCTGGGTTTCGTCGAGAAGGGCCTGGGCATAGCCGTGTTGCCGACCAGCGCAGTCGAGAGTTATGTGCGCAAGCACGACCTCTCCTACACCTTGATGCGGGATCTCACTTTTTCGTGGTGTGTTGCGACCTTGAGGTCTCGGCCACGAACCGCCGCAATGAACGAGTTCGAGACCGTGCTCAAGCAGTTGCTTGGCGATATCGTTGGCCGTGGTCTCTGGCCTTCGGCCCGGTGCACCTGGGCCAGGTAG
- a CDS encoding cyclase family protein translates to MAARERMKKIEGRSPLKMHPSAPLKPYVDAEVMEDTARKVSNWNRWGPDDEIGTLNFVTPQDIVRASALVRHGKTFSLALPFDQNGPQNAGGWGMRFNPIHTMLATGSDAATGQQGHKGGGYADDMVSMPLQCGTQWDGLGHVFYGDKMWNGYDAKLVDSLGAAKNGIEHTKSSMVGRGVLLDIARYKGADYLAPGYGISNDDLDGCARAQGVEVRRGDFLICRTGFMEQCLAEADWGGYAGGASPGMRFETAEWLHAREVAAIATDTWGCEVIPNESNYTFQPWHMMVIPMMGITMGEIFYLEELAKDCAADGVYEFLFVAPTLPITGAVGSPINPQAVK, encoded by the coding sequence ATGGCAGCACGCGAACGAATGAAAAAAATCGAGGGCCGAAGCCCATTGAAGATGCATCCCAGTGCGCCACTGAAGCCCTACGTCGATGCAGAAGTCATGGAGGACACCGCACGCAAAGTCTCCAACTGGAATCGCTGGGGGCCGGACGACGAGATCGGCACGCTCAACTTCGTGACCCCGCAAGACATCGTTCGCGCTTCGGCACTGGTCAGGCACGGCAAAACTTTTTCACTGGCACTGCCTTTCGACCAGAACGGCCCGCAGAACGCCGGCGGCTGGGGCATGCGGTTCAATCCCATTCACACCATGCTGGCCACGGGGTCCGATGCCGCCACTGGCCAGCAAGGTCACAAGGGCGGTGGCTACGCAGACGACATGGTCTCCATGCCATTGCAGTGCGGCACCCAGTGGGACGGACTGGGCCACGTGTTCTATGGCGACAAGATGTGGAACGGCTATGACGCGAAGCTGGTTGACTCGCTTGGCGCGGCCAAGAACGGCATTGAGCACACCAAAAGCAGCATGGTCGGGCGCGGTGTGTTGCTCGACATCGCCCGCTACAAGGGCGCCGACTATCTGGCGCCCGGATATGGCATCTCCAATGACGATCTGGACGGATGTGCGAGAGCGCAAGGCGTGGAAGTGCGTCGCGGGGACTTCCTCATCTGTCGCACCGGCTTCATGGAGCAATGTCTGGCAGAAGCCGACTGGGGCGGCTACGCCGGTGGCGCCTCACCGGGCATGCGTTTTGAAACCGCAGAATGGCTGCATGCCAGGGAAGTGGCCGCCATCGCCACCGACACCTGGGGCTGCGAAGTGATTCCGAACGAATCCAACTACACCTTTCAGCCCTGGCACATGATGGTGATTCCCATGATGGGCATCACCATGGGTGAAATCTTTTACCTGGAGGAGCTCGCCAAGGACTGCGCGGCAGATGGTGTGTACGAGTTCCTTTTCGTGGCGCCCACCCTGCCGATCACCGGCGCCGTGGGCTCCCCCATCAATCCTCAGGCAGTCAAATAG
- a CDS encoding C4-dicarboxylate TRAP transporter substrate-binding protein encodes MIHRNFRPATLAASLLLAFASSPANAQQTIKLTVAAGHPLVFLWVRALDEVFIPEVDKRLAANGNKYKIEWTKAWGGTLVKLGNESKGMSDGVVDLGIVGTVFEAARFPLQSISYYTPFGSDRIDLVSSTITGLQTTVPAMGDAWNKNGLKYLAGVSLDSYHIWSTFPITKYEDLIGKKISAPGPAANWVKGTGAVGVAGSLNTYYEDVKSGVSDGAVLFATAAWGLKFHEVAPYVTKVNFGAQFGGGVAINKRRFDKLPPEVQTAIIEAGKKYDIEYPKAQAALVANRFEAMAAAGAKISEFPESERKRWADTLSPVAKIWAADMQSKGLPADQVLNGYMSGLIKGGTAVPRDWSK; translated from the coding sequence ATGATCCACCGCAACTTCCGCCCTGCCACCCTCGCTGCTTCACTGCTGCTGGCCTTCGCCAGCTCGCCGGCAAACGCCCAGCAAACCATCAAGCTCACGGTCGCCGCCGGTCATCCGCTGGTCTTCCTGTGGGTCAGGGCGCTGGACGAGGTTTTCATTCCCGAAGTCGACAAGCGGCTCGCAGCCAACGGGAACAAGTACAAAATTGAATGGACCAAGGCCTGGGGCGGTACGCTGGTGAAGCTCGGCAACGAATCCAAAGGCATGTCCGATGGCGTCGTCGATCTGGGGATTGTCGGCACGGTTTTCGAAGCGGCGCGGTTCCCGCTCCAGAGCATCTCTTACTACACGCCATTCGGCTCGGACCGCATCGACCTGGTCAGCAGCACCATCACCGGCCTGCAGACGACCGTGCCGGCCATGGGTGATGCCTGGAACAAGAACGGGCTGAAGTACCTGGCTGGCGTGTCGCTGGACTCGTATCACATCTGGTCCACGTTTCCGATCACCAAATACGAAGACCTCATCGGCAAGAAGATCAGTGCACCCGGCCCGGCAGCCAACTGGGTCAAAGGCACCGGTGCGGTGGGTGTGGCGGGATCGCTCAACACCTACTACGAAGACGTCAAGTCCGGCGTTTCCGACGGTGCGGTGCTGTTTGCCACGGCAGCCTGGGGCTTGAAGTTTCACGAAGTCGCACCCTATGTGACCAAGGTGAACTTTGGCGCTCAGTTCGGCGGAGGCGTTGCGATCAACAAGCGCCGCTTCGACAAACTTCCACCCGAAGTTCAGACCGCCATCATCGAAGCCGGGAAAAAGTACGACATTGAATACCCCAAGGCACAGGCGGCCCTGGTCGCCAACCGATTCGAGGCCATGGCAGCAGCCGGCGCCAAAATCAGCGAATTCCCCGAATCCGAGCGCAAGCGCTGGGCCGACACACTGTCACCGGTGGCCAAAATATGGGCCGCCGATATGCAAAGCAAAGGCTTGCCCGCCGACCAGGTTCTCAACGGGTACATGAGCGGCTTGATCAAAGGGGGTACAGCGGTCCCACGCGACTGGAGCAAATAA
- a CDS encoding TRAP transporter large permease codes for MSNVTIALGSLALMLIFIYGGLHVAITLGLLSFIGVWLMRGDPEIAASLLAQAASDSIASHIFGVVPLFVLTGFLVAYADIGKDAFEVANQAFRRIRGGLGVATVAANAIFAAITGISIASAAVFSRVAVPQMLRFGYQPRFAVGVVAGSSVLGMLIPPSLLMILYGFLSDQSVGDLFTAGILPGLILAVAFAVVIIGMAYLRPTMVFLDGKPQDVDTGELMPLSEMAAKFVPIVVLIASILGGIYAGFFTATEAGAVGALVALLIAVLKRKLTLRSFWGVLTETGHVTVSVSFLIICANIYTRMLAMSGTPQAMLEWMSMAGLGVVAFMLIYVLIIILLGTVIDSTSILLIVLPLMLPMAQQFDLNLIWFGVITVVAVEIGLLTPPFGLSAYVIKSTLGNTLDIRLGDIFRGTAPFTLTMLAVLLLLMAFPQISLVLLK; via the coding sequence GTGAGCAACGTCACCATTGCCCTGGGCTCCCTGGCCCTCATGCTGATCTTCATCTACGGTGGCCTTCACGTGGCCATCACCCTGGGCCTGCTCAGTTTCATCGGCGTGTGGCTGATGCGCGGCGACCCCGAAATCGCCGCCAGCCTGCTCGCCCAGGCGGCCAGCGACTCCATTGCCAGCCACATCTTCGGTGTCGTTCCCCTGTTTGTACTGACCGGGTTTCTGGTGGCCTATGCCGACATCGGCAAGGATGCGTTCGAGGTCGCCAACCAGGCGTTCCGGCGCATCCGCGGCGGCCTGGGGGTGGCCACGGTCGCCGCCAACGCCATCTTCGCGGCCATCACCGGCATCTCCATCGCATCGGCCGCCGTGTTCTCCCGCGTGGCCGTGCCGCAGATGCTGCGCTTTGGCTACCAGCCGCGCTTCGCCGTCGGCGTGGTGGCGGGCTCTTCGGTGCTGGGCATGCTGATCCCGCCCAGTCTGCTGATGATCCTTTACGGCTTTCTGTCGGACCAGTCGGTGGGCGACCTGTTCACGGCCGGCATCCTGCCCGGGCTGATCCTGGCGGTGGCGTTTGCGGTGGTCATCATCGGCATGGCCTATTTGCGGCCGACCATGGTGTTTCTCGACGGCAAACCACAAGATGTGGACACCGGCGAGCTGATGCCGCTGAGCGAGATGGCGGCCAAGTTCGTGCCCATCGTGGTGCTGATCGCGTCCATCCTCGGCGGCATCTACGCCGGCTTCTTCACCGCCACCGAGGCCGGCGCGGTGGGGGCCCTGGTGGCGCTGTTGATTGCGGTGCTCAAACGCAAGCTCACGCTGCGCAGCTTCTGGGGCGTGTTGACCGAGACCGGCCATGTCACGGTGTCGGTGAGCTTTCTCATCATCTGCGCCAACATCTACACCCGCATGCTGGCCATGAGCGGCACACCGCAGGCGATGCTGGAGTGGATGTCGATGGCGGGTCTGGGCGTGGTGGCGTTCATGCTGATCTATGTGCTCATCATCATCTTGCTGGGCACCGTGATCGACTCCACCTCGATCCTGCTGATCGTGCTGCCGCTGATGCTGCCGATGGCGCAGCAGTTCGACCTGAACCTGATCTGGTTCGGGGTGATCACCGTGGTGGCCGTGGAGATCGGGCTGCTCACGCCGCCCTTTGGGCTCAGTGCCTACGTGATCAAGAGCACGCTGGGCAATACGCTGGATATCCGGCTGGGCGACATCTTCCGCGGTACCGCGCCGTTCACGCTGACCATGCTGGCGGTGCTGCTGCTGCTGATGGCCTTTCCCCAGATCAGCCTGGTGCTGCTGAAATGA
- a CDS encoding long-chain fatty acid--CoA ligase, with translation MQPTHQAFWPDRLPHAIGVPATSLWDNLAISVRRWPEKPAMVFFDRSTTYRELGQQVDALAGALSDLGVKRGDHVLVDMQNTPQLVIAHLAILRANAVVVPVNPMNLAAELKHYIADSEAKIAITTGDLARELATASNALPPTERLKHLVVSPFTDCLDPATRETPSMALAWRDWLLKVHPLPTLEGGDVHKWAHLLALDMPPPEHVVGANDVALLPYTSGTTGLPKGCVHHHSSVMHNALASNLWFGMTVETIALAVVPMFHITGIVAVLHAAIAAGATMVVMPRWDRDVGGHLISRWKVTSWINIPTMIIDLLASPHFKRYDLSSLRCIAGGGAAMPQAVAQRLLEEFNLSYQEAYGLTETAGPSHANPPAHAKQQCLGIPFLSADARVVDPETLQALAPGQSGEIVIHGPQVFQGYWKRRDDTESAFVELDGKRFFRSGDMARIDDEGYFFITDRLKRMINASGFKVWPAEIELMLFKHPAIQEACVISTRDAYRGESVKAVLVLRPTHNDTSPEEILAWCRQNMAAYKVPRQVQFIEALPKSGSGKVMWRLLQQKEDQQQ, from the coding sequence ATGCAACCCACACACCAAGCTTTCTGGCCCGATCGGCTTCCGCATGCCATTGGGGTTCCCGCGACGTCACTTTGGGACAACCTCGCGATTTCGGTTCGACGCTGGCCCGAGAAGCCGGCGATGGTTTTTTTTGATCGATCGACCACCTACCGCGAACTCGGACAGCAAGTGGATGCCCTGGCCGGTGCACTGAGCGACCTGGGCGTGAAGCGCGGCGATCACGTGCTGGTGGACATGCAAAACACCCCGCAACTGGTGATCGCGCACCTGGCCATCCTGCGCGCCAACGCGGTGGTGGTTCCCGTCAACCCGATGAACCTGGCTGCAGAACTGAAACACTACATCGCTGATTCGGAGGCAAAAATCGCCATCACGACCGGCGACCTCGCGAGAGAGCTGGCCACGGCCAGCAACGCTTTGCCGCCGACCGAGCGGCTGAAACACCTTGTTGTCAGCCCGTTCACCGACTGCCTTGATCCTGCGACCCGGGAGACACCATCCATGGCCCTTGCCTGGCGTGACTGGTTGCTCAAGGTCCACCCGCTGCCCACGCTCGAGGGCGGCGATGTACACAAATGGGCCCACTTGCTGGCCCTCGACATGCCGCCGCCCGAGCACGTGGTTGGCGCAAACGACGTTGCACTGCTGCCCTACACCAGCGGAACGACCGGCCTGCCCAAGGGGTGCGTCCACCACCATTCCAGCGTGATGCACAACGCCCTGGCCAGCAATCTTTGGTTTGGCATGACAGTTGAAACCATTGCGCTGGCGGTGGTTCCCATGTTTCACATCACAGGCATAGTTGCCGTCTTGCATGCGGCGATCGCAGCAGGTGCGACGATGGTCGTCATGCCACGCTGGGACCGCGATGTGGGGGGGCACCTGATATCCCGATGGAAGGTCACGAGCTGGATCAACATTCCGACCATGATCATCGACCTGTTGGCGAGCCCCCACTTCAAGCGCTACGACTTGTCGAGCTTGCGCTGCATCGCCGGAGGTGGTGCGGCCATGCCGCAAGCGGTGGCGCAGCGGCTGCTGGAAGAGTTCAACCTCTCCTACCAGGAGGCCTACGGGTTGACCGAAACGGCTGGCCCGTCTCATGCCAACCCACCGGCACACGCCAAGCAGCAGTGCCTGGGCATCCCATTCCTGAGTGCAGATGCTCGGGTGGTAGACCCGGAAACGCTTCAGGCATTGGCTCCCGGGCAATCGGGCGAGATCGTCATCCACGGCCCCCAGGTATTCCAGGGCTACTGGAAGCGTCGGGACGACACCGAGTCGGCCTTCGTGGAACTGGATGGCAAGCGCTTCTTTCGCTCCGGAGACATGGCCCGCATCGATGACGAGGGTTACTTCTTCATCACGGACCGCCTGAAACGCATGATCAACGCCAGTGGCTTCAAAGTGTGGCCAGCGGAGATTGAATTGATGTTGTTCAAGCATCCGGCCATACAGGAGGCTTGTGTGATTTCAACCCGCGATGCCTACCGCGGCGAATCGGTCAAAGCCGTGCTGGTCTTGCGCCCCACCCACAATGACACGTCGCCCGAAGAGATCCTTGCCTGGTGCCGCCAGAACATGGCCGCCTACAAGGTGCCTCGTCAGGTGCAGTTCATCGAGGCACTGCCCAAGAGTGGCAGCGGAAAAGTGATGTGGCGCCTCTTGCAACAAAAGGAAGACCAGCAACAGTGA
- a CDS encoding SDR family NAD(P)-dependent oxidoreductase has protein sequence MGINLEGKVVLITGASRGIGQELVRQFARSGARVVFCARRPGPLQSLEEELKREQCDVMGLALNVTEPGDVAHLVDTALVRYGRIDVLINNVGVAGPTKAIEDTSVTEWNDTLAGNLTSTFLCLQAVVPGMRANRKGSVINIGSATGKRPLAHRIGYATAKMGMIGLTRTAAEELGPHNIRVNCICPGAVAGERLDEIMKGQADQRGITVDQFKQAIQGLSPLKSLVGAEDVAGLALFLASDLSHHMTGQDINVTAGLVMY, from the coding sequence ATGGGTATCAATCTGGAAGGAAAAGTTGTTCTGATCACAGGCGCCAGTCGGGGGATTGGCCAGGAGCTGGTGCGGCAGTTTGCACGCAGCGGGGCCAGGGTGGTGTTTTGCGCGCGCCGACCAGGGCCTCTTCAATCGCTGGAAGAAGAGCTCAAGCGCGAGCAATGTGATGTCATGGGCCTGGCCCTCAATGTGACCGAGCCCGGCGACGTTGCACACCTGGTCGACACGGCGCTGGTCCGTTACGGTCGAATCGATGTGCTGATCAACAACGTTGGCGTTGCGGGTCCGACCAAGGCCATTGAAGACACCTCAGTGACGGAATGGAACGACACGCTGGCCGGCAACCTCACCAGCACCTTCCTCTGCCTGCAAGCCGTCGTTCCGGGCATGAGAGCGAACCGCAAGGGATCGGTGATCAACATCGGATCGGCCACGGGCAAACGACCGCTGGCGCACCGCATTGGCTATGCCACGGCAAAAATGGGAATGATAGGACTGACGCGCACAGCCGCCGAAGAGCTTGGGCCGCACAACATACGCGTCAATTGCATCTGCCCGGGCGCTGTTGCCGGAGAGCGTCTGGACGAAATCATGAAGGGCCAGGCCGACCAGCGCGGCATCACGGTCGATCAGTTCAAGCAGGCGATTCAGGGCCTGTCGCCTTTGAAATCGCTGGTCGGGGCCGAAGACGTGGCTGGCCTGGCCTTGTTTCTCGCATCCGATCTCTCACACCACATGACTGGCCAGGACATCAACGTCACCGCAGGCCTGGTCATGTACTGA